The genomic DNA AGCTCTGCTATACGTTCTACCGACCAAGCCTGCATATCGAACCATTTGTTGGACCGACGGTCCGTATACATAGATTATTCCATATAGCCATATAGTAGAACATGAATTCGCCGCTCGGACATTGCTGTAATCGCCGTTCCAGAATACTTAAAAGTCATATTTGCTTTATGTAGCTTTTGTCATCTCAAAATAAAAAAAGAATGGTTGAGTAGACACGGAGCCTGCTAAACCATTTCTCATGAAAATTTTTGATTCACACCCATCTCCCTACCGTACCTTGTCCTTTTGAATAAGCCCATAATAGATGCGTGCAGGCTCTGATTCTCCAGTGGATAAAATATATTCTGCCAAGGGGGCGCACAGCTTTTGAAGATAGAAGGAGTATAGCAGCTCCGCCGTGTCAAAATGAATTTTCAACACCCGTTTCATCAATCCATCAAATTTGGGGTAATCCAGTTCTTCCGGGGTGATATCAAACGGGTATTCAGGAAAGGTTTTTTTTTGGATTTCGATGAACTGCTCCCTAATCTTTGGTTGATTGCCTGATCGCGCGGCTGAGAAATTCATCATAAAAAACGATATAAAATCTGTCTCACGATCACTTAATTTATAATACTCACACCAACGCATGAACATCAGCGGTTTTACCATATATAAATCCCCTTTTAACGAAGTCCAATTTAATCATTGAATCACACAAAATCTAACAGGTTCCAGCATATGTAATATATAGGTTAAGTCCCATTTTAAAATATGATTCCTTAAACAAATTTTGCATTTTAACATATCCCTATATCTTACTTCTCCGTAATTAGCCTACAAAGAATGCTCAACAAAAAAGACCTTTTCAACATCTTAATGACGCTGACCAGGTCTTCTCATGGAAATCCGTATCTTTACATTCGTATCTATTCTAGTCCTCTACATAGCTGACCCATTACAGGCTGCAAGTGAAAACATAGGCGGGCGGGACGTTGTAATGTACCTTTTTGATTTGAATGTCTCTAAAGAAGGTACGAAAGAAGTTGTGTTTTACCTTACTATACTGAAACGTAATAAATTTGCCCTCCTGACCCAATACTTCTGCCGTTTGTCCCAAAATCAGGCTGGATAAGGCGGCAGGTAGGCTGGTAAAAGGGAGTCCTGATACGACGTAATCCACTTTCGAGACATGATACTGTGTTATATACCGGGCTACATGCTCGGCCGATCCATGAATGACGTGTACTTGCTCCAAGTGTCCGTACTTGCTTTGCAATGTTTTGTAAAACGATTCATTGGCCTCAATCACTAGCAATAGCGTATCCGGGCGCTTGTTCTTAATCAGTTCTTGCGTAAACACACCGGTACCTGCACCATACTCAATGATGCACGCTGCTTGGTCAAAGTAGATTGGTGTGGCAATTTGCTTGGCCAACTGTCTTGAGCTTGGTATGATAGCGCCTACGCTACGTGGATGCCTGATATACTCTCGAATAAAGTGAATCGCATTCATCTTTCCCTCTCCCTGCTTGACACACGTAATAGGCATTCGGTTCATCCAGATATCACATTACATATTCATTGTATCTCGATCAGAATAGTCATTTCAAGCAGGCTACAGTCTGAATAAAAGAAAGTGGACAGCCTTATTGGAATCTAGTCAAATAAAACTGCCCTCTCGCTGTAATCTTTATTGTTCTATCGTGTCGACACTTGGACTTTCCGTCTTGGATGCCTGTCCACCTTTACGCCGTCGTGCGTCCAAGCGCATGGCAACAATCCGGTAGATGGAGGTAGGGCGTATGGATACGGCCCAGTTTGCGTCCGCATCCGGTGCAAGTACGACTCCCAACTGATGATGATCCCCATCGTACATGCCGCGCTGCACAAACTTGCTCTCACCTTGAAGGTTCCGTACCTCCAGCTTGCAAAAAGCGGAGTTGATCCGCAAGGCTTGATGCAGCTCGTTGCGGCTGTTCACGACGACGCTGTTCACGCGGTAAATGGACTCGCCGGGCAGAATGCCCATCGCCGTCGCTGGACTATCCGGCAGCACAGCCAGTACACGCAGTCCTTGCTCCGGATGAACAAACATAGGGCTGAGACGGCTCTCCTCCATGTTGCCGTACCAGATCAGCGCCTCATGGGCCAGGAAGGAGAACAACGCTGCCACCAGCGTCAGCGGACTCCACCATGCTGCCAGCAGGCTTAGCAGGAGCAAGGCTACGCTGTAGAGAAGCAGGCGGTTAGCGGTTAGCACCGCCTTCTGGCGTGGCAATTGGCCTATCGTCACGCTGCTGAAGCCCATTAGGACCGGCAAGGCTGCCAGCATATATCCGGTTCCATCACCAAACAACGGCGTCCACGGAAGCGCAAAGCCTCCCTGAACAGGAACCAGAAG from Paenibacillus sp. FSL R10-2782 includes the following:
- a CDS encoding rRNA adenine N-6-methyltransferase family protein encodes the protein MNAIHFIREYIRHPRSVGAIIPSSRQLAKQIATPIYFDQAACIIEYGAGTGVFTQELIKNKRPDTLLLVIEANESFYKTLQSKYGHLEQVHVIHGSAEHVARYITQYHVSKVDYVVSGLPFTSLPAALSSLILGQTAEVLGQEGKFITFQYSKVKHNFFRTFFRDIQIKKVHYNVPPAYVFTCSL
- a CDS encoding serine protease translates to MNLEWALQWGWSVLNACLYLLLQPFYYISILIVALGYRRQMLLERKLFHTRLHNWPGETWRVVWSGLIAGLALSALGMFVSVHLTSASIVCLWVATLLLMLVRVRYLCLAYSVGLLGLVQFALNVAEGWQPEGALGTSVAAIRGLDIPALLVLVAALHVAEALLVRWQGGKAATPLFVEGKRGRLVGGYRMEDLWPIPLLLLVPVQGGFALPWTPLFGDGTGYMLAALPVLMGFSSVTIGQLPRQKAVLTANRLLLYSVALLLLSLLAAWWSPLTLVAALFSFLAHEALIWYGNMEESRLSPMFVHPEQGLRVLAVLPDSPATAMGILPGESIYRVNSVVVNSRNELHQALRINSAFCKLEVRNLQGESKFVQRGMYDGDHHQLGVVLAPDADANWAVSIRPTSIYRIVAMRLDARRRKGGQASKTESPSVDTIEQ